A single region of the Hyphomonas adhaerens MHS-3 genome encodes:
- a CDS encoding SDR family NAD(P)-dependent oxidoreductase, whose product MGSPVTAILGLGREVGDAAARRFHEIGHNVLAADSSGDRLLTAQNAMPEKVLLHLGDLHTKLGLRNAVAAAVEGFGRIDNLVVIPSIEQPDSIHDFSQEKFDKALAKTVRGAAQCLKVFAERIADQADLPTAGAERIRQRGTVTFVLSYSALATMPGRFTESVTQAGVLGVVRAGSLELAEAGIRVNAIVAIRPREEKMETWTGKRTPLGRAALADEIADAAAFLASPEAAIITGEVLRLDGGRSGLAGILD is encoded by the coding sequence GTGGGCTCTCCCGTAACTGCCATTCTGGGCCTTGGCCGCGAGGTCGGGGACGCGGCTGCGCGCCGGTTCCACGAAATCGGGCACAATGTGCTGGCTGCCGATTCCAGCGGTGACCGTCTGCTGACCGCGCAGAATGCGATGCCGGAGAAAGTGCTGCTGCATCTTGGCGACCTGCACACGAAGCTCGGCCTGCGCAATGCCGTTGCCGCGGCCGTCGAAGGCTTCGGCCGGATCGACAATCTGGTCGTCATCCCCAGCATCGAACAGCCCGACTCCATTCACGATTTTTCACAGGAAAAATTCGACAAGGCGCTGGCCAAGACCGTCCGCGGCGCGGCGCAGTGCCTGAAAGTCTTCGCCGAACGCATTGCCGATCAGGCAGACCTGCCGACCGCCGGGGCCGAACGCATCCGCCAGCGCGGCACGGTCACCTTCGTCCTGTCTTACTCCGCGCTCGCCACAATGCCCGGCCGCTTCACCGAATCGGTGACGCAGGCCGGTGTGCTGGGTGTGGTGAGGGCCGGATCGCTCGAACTTGCCGAAGCGGGCATCCGCGTGAACGCGATCGTTGCGATTCGTCCGCGTGAGGAAAAGATGGAAACCTGGACCGGAAAGCGCACGCCCCTTGGCCGGGCGGCGCTCGCCGATGAGATCGCCGATGCGGCAGCGTTCCTGGCCTCGCCCGAGGCGGCCATCATTACCGGCGAGGTGTTGCGCCTCGATGGGGGGCGCTCAGGCCTCGCCGGTATTCTGGATTAA
- a CDS encoding alkaline phosphatase D family protein: protein MTNVTRRGLLGAAATGTLSLAACATPAAKTGPSGYAGEVEFLHGVASGDPLTDRVILWTRVTPKSGDGPIPVKYEVFGQDGSLVTSGMLSADAAHDFCVKADAKGLKPATVYTYKFTAMTEGGDVTSPTGRTRTTAASGETPVKMIVISCSNWQFGQFNAYKALSEEPDLDVILHLGDYIYEYGIDGYGGEIAKKLGREHDPITECITLSDYRLRHAQYKTDPNLQAAHAAAPWICTWDDHESANDSYRTGAENHNPENNEGSWSDRKMAAIQAYFEWIPIREPEAGNITSAVWRSFEFGDVATVHALESRLTGRSPELEWYSVVTGNPSQEEMMARVQAKLAEVNDPARTMLGAEQEAWLEGELGKSVSAGKTWQVLANQVIMAKVVLPNMGEVLTPEQIAAQDSPYVEGMVGFSALGLPFNLDAWDGFPAARERLYTSAKKTGARLVTVTGDTHTAWANTLHDDAGDQRGVEFGCTSITSPGMGSVIKDEPNLGELFTDANKEVDWHDPFGHGYIVMTLTPDTAHAEFKKVSGILTTDWTVDSVSAWKAEAEDTGMSDLKPA from the coding sequence ATGACAAACGTCACACGCCGCGGTCTGCTTGGTGCTGCCGCCACCGGAACACTCAGCCTTGCCGCGTGCGCGACGCCCGCCGCCAAGACCGGCCCGTCCGGTTACGCAGGCGAGGTGGAATTTCTCCACGGTGTCGCATCCGGCGACCCGCTGACAGACCGCGTCATCCTCTGGACCCGTGTGACTCCGAAGAGCGGCGACGGCCCCATCCCGGTCAAATACGAAGTGTTCGGCCAGGACGGCAGCCTCGTCACCTCCGGCATGCTGAGCGCCGATGCCGCGCACGACTTCTGCGTGAAAGCCGACGCCAAGGGCCTGAAGCCGGCCACCGTCTACACCTATAAATTCACCGCCATGACCGAAGGCGGCGATGTCACCTCCCCCACCGGGCGCACCCGCACGACGGCGGCCTCCGGCGAGACGCCGGTCAAGATGATCGTCATCTCCTGCTCCAACTGGCAGTTCGGCCAGTTCAACGCCTACAAGGCCCTGTCGGAAGAACCCGATCTCGATGTGATCCTGCACCTTGGCGATTACATCTACGAATACGGCATCGACGGCTATGGCGGCGAGATCGCCAAGAAGCTCGGCCGCGAGCACGATCCGATTACGGAATGTATCACGTTGTCGGACTATCGCCTGCGCCACGCCCAGTACAAGACCGATCCGAACCTGCAGGCCGCCCATGCCGCCGCCCCGTGGATCTGCACCTGGGATGACCATGAAAGCGCCAATGATTCCTACCGGACGGGCGCAGAGAACCACAATCCGGAAAACAATGAAGGCAGCTGGTCGGACCGCAAGATGGCCGCCATTCAGGCCTATTTCGAGTGGATCCCGATCCGCGAACCGGAAGCGGGCAACATCACCTCCGCCGTCTGGCGCAGCTTTGAATTCGGCGACGTGGCAACCGTCCACGCGCTGGAATCCCGGCTGACCGGCCGCTCGCCGGAACTGGAATGGTATTCCGTCGTGACCGGTAATCCGTCTCAGGAAGAGATGATGGCCCGCGTCCAGGCGAAACTGGCCGAGGTCAACGATCCTGCCCGCACCATGCTGGGCGCCGAACAGGAAGCCTGGCTGGAAGGCGAGCTTGGCAAATCCGTCTCCGCCGGGAAAACCTGGCAGGTGCTGGCCAATCAGGTGATCATGGCCAAGGTGGTCCTGCCGAACATGGGCGAAGTCCTCACCCCGGAACAGATCGCCGCGCAGGACAGCCCCTATGTCGAAGGCATGGTGGGCTTCTCCGCCCTTGGCCTGCCCTTCAACCTCGATGCCTGGGACGGCTTCCCGGCGGCTCGGGAACGTCTCTACACGTCAGCGAAGAAAACCGGCGCACGCCTCGTCACCGTCACCGGCGATACGCACACAGCCTGGGCCAACACGCTGCACGATGACGCGGGCGACCAGCGCGGCGTGGAATTCGGCTGCACCTCGATCACGTCACCGGGCATGGGCTCTGTCATCAAGGACGAGCCGAACCTCGGCGAACTGTTCACTGATGCCAACAAGGAAGTCGACTGGCACGACCCGTTCGGCCACGGCTATATCGTGATGACGCTGACCCCGGATACGGCGCATGCGGAATTCAAGAAAGTGTCGGGCATCCTGACCACGGACTGGACGGTTGACTCCGTGTCCGCTTGGAAAGCCGAGGCCGAAGACACCGGCATGTCGGACCTGAAGCCTGCCTGA
- a CDS encoding YdcH family protein encodes MSLQGRKSELANKHRQLDQKIEEEEKRPAADTLRLKDLKRQKLKIKEELRWLEAS; translated from the coding sequence ATGTCGCTACAGGGCCGGAAAAGTGAGCTCGCCAACAAGCACCGCCAGCTGGACCAGAAAATTGAAGAAGAAGAAAAGCGCCCGGCTGCCGACACCCTTCGCCTCAAAGACCTCAAGCGACAGAAACTCAAGATTAAAGAAGAGCTGCGATGGCTTGAAGCCAGCTAA
- a CDS encoding DUF3108 domain-containing protein: protein MMKRSIFLASAAALALTGLATAGLAMADKSPAPKNASGAILTNVKAGTPTRMEYELRAKAYIFFIPATGRATFTTDLKPDSYTIDSRVKVTGIADWFVNYDMNIHAEGETRENELKTRTYVSQNKDGKKNRKVELAIGETDFSMNANPRFGNLGDPAATTEQVLKTNDPITALITFALEPRAPGADPCGGPIRIFDGRQLTYLHLKNAGTKRVDTPVWTGDAIECHVTMDKIAGYKKGEADNDNLTGIDGPLRMWLAPLDNGASVPIKIAADSKKIGDVTLTAKKLRFEPLVTTEAAAGQDVAEN, encoded by the coding sequence ATGATGAAACGTTCGATCTTCCTTGCATCCGCCGCCGCGCTCGCCCTCACCGGGCTGGCGACGGCAGGCCTGGCCATGGCGGACAAATCGCCCGCACCGAAGAACGCGTCCGGCGCCATCCTCACCAATGTGAAGGCCGGCACGCCGACGCGGATGGAGTATGAGCTGCGGGCCAAGGCCTATATCTTTTTTATTCCTGCAACCGGGCGGGCGACGTTTACGACCGACCTGAAGCCTGACAGCTACACCATCGACTCCCGCGTGAAGGTTACCGGCATCGCGGACTGGTTCGTCAATTACGACATGAACATCCATGCCGAAGGTGAAACACGGGAAAACGAACTCAAGACCCGTACCTATGTATCCCAGAACAAGGACGGGAAGAAAAACCGCAAAGTGGAACTCGCCATCGGCGAGACGGATTTCTCCATGAATGCGAACCCGCGGTTCGGGAACCTCGGCGATCCGGCCGCGACGACCGAACAGGTGCTGAAGACGAATGACCCGATCACCGCGCTGATCACGTTCGCGCTGGAACCGCGCGCCCCGGGTGCAGACCCGTGCGGCGGCCCGATCCGCATCTTCGACGGGCGGCAGCTGACCTATCTTCACCTCAAGAATGCCGGCACGAAGCGCGTCGACACGCCCGTCTGGACCGGGGACGCCATCGAGTGCCATGTCACCATGGACAAGATCGCCGGCTACAAGAAGGGCGAGGCGGACAATGACAACCTGACCGGCATCGACGGCCCGCTGCGCATGTGGCTCGCCCCGCTGGACAATGGCGCCTCGGTGCCGATCAAGATCGCGGCCGATTCCAAGAAAATCGGTGACGTGACCCTGACGGCCAAGAAACTGCGCTTCGAACCGCTGGTGACCACCGAGGCGGCGGCCGGACAGGACGTGGCCGAGAACTAG
- a CDS encoding GGDEF domain-containing protein gives MADDGFSPQADRRRALIDILGVDLDSVDRHTRAAIEALCDEVISLREDLAHARRALSDAELLADNDALCPMFNRRAFEREVRREIALASRFGTPLSLIFTDLDHFKPVNDIFGHATGDAVLLKVSEILLSLTRDTDIVGRLGGDEFGIVLSQATLADSERKAAQLTERIDALTVRGADDAPAKGLRIGASCGVVAWQTGEDAQHLIARADQAMFAQKAHRKSGRSARG, from the coding sequence ATGGCAGACGATGGCTTCTCCCCGCAGGCAGACCGGCGGCGCGCATTGATCGACATTCTGGGTGTCGACCTGGACAGCGTCGACCGGCATACGCGCGCGGCCATCGAGGCCCTGTGCGACGAGGTGATTTCCCTGCGCGAAGACCTGGCCCATGCGCGCAGGGCCCTGTCCGATGCCGAATTGCTGGCCGACAATGATGCCCTGTGCCCGATGTTCAACCGCCGGGCCTTTGAACGCGAGGTCCGCCGCGAGATCGCGCTGGCGAGCCGGTTCGGCACGCCGCTCAGCCTGATTTTCACCGATCTCGACCATTTCAAGCCGGTGAACGACATTTTCGGACACGCCACCGGCGATGCGGTTCTGCTGAAAGTCTCCGAAATCCTGCTCAGCCTGACGCGCGATACCGACATTGTCGGTCGCCTCGGCGGGGATGAGTTCGGGATTGTGCTGTCGCAGGCCACGCTGGCCGATTCAGAGCGCAAGGCCGCCCAGCTGACGGAACGGATCGACGCCCTCACCGTGCGCGGCGCCGACGATGCCCCGGCCAAAGGACTGCGCATCGGCGCGTCCTGCGGCGTCGTGGCCTGGCAGACCGGCGAAGATGCCCAGCACCTCATTGCGCGGGCCGATCAGGCCATGTTTGCGCAAAAAGCGCACAGGAAAAGCGGGCGCTCTGCCCGTGGTTGA
- a CDS encoding 5-(carboxyamino)imidazole ribonucleotide synthase, with the protein MTPVAPGSVIGILGGGQLGRMLANAAQRLGFDVDIYCPEDNPPAARVAHHHWKGAYDNKALLGEFAKACAVITLEFENIPVAAAEAIEAAGTHLHPGAKSLAVSQDRAEEKAFLNGIGIATADYRVINSDHDIAKALPELGGTGLLKTRRDGYDGKGQAWIRSPDDIAAAWADVGAAPCVLEAPVPFEREISVIVARSSQGETATWAPPQNVHRDGILATSTVPSGLPLDVEQAAREKAIALVDALGHVGVLALELFVLPDGGLLANEFAPRVHNSGHWTPEACQTGQFEQHIRAICGWPLGDTRRLFDAEMENLIGEAGNVDPTTLAPGDVLTLYGKHEARPGRKMGHITRRLAPRKA; encoded by the coding sequence ATGACCCCCGTCGCGCCAGGCAGCGTTATCGGGATCCTCGGCGGCGGACAGCTGGGCCGCATGCTGGCGAATGCCGCGCAGCGGCTGGGATTCGACGTCGACATCTATTGCCCGGAAGACAATCCGCCCGCCGCCCGCGTGGCCCACCATCACTGGAAAGGGGCCTATGATAACAAGGCCTTGCTGGGCGAGTTCGCCAAGGCCTGCGCGGTCATCACGCTCGAATTCGAGAACATTCCCGTTGCCGCCGCCGAAGCGATCGAAGCGGCCGGAACGCATCTTCACCCCGGCGCGAAATCGCTCGCCGTGTCGCAGGACCGGGCGGAAGAAAAGGCCTTTCTGAACGGGATTGGCATCGCCACAGCGGACTATCGCGTGATCAATTCGGATCATGACATTGCCAAGGCCCTGCCGGAACTGGGCGGCACCGGACTGCTGAAGACCCGCCGCGACGGCTATGACGGCAAGGGCCAGGCCTGGATCCGCTCCCCCGATGACATCGCCGCCGCCTGGGCCGATGTCGGCGCCGCGCCCTGCGTGCTGGAAGCGCCCGTGCCGTTCGAGCGCGAGATCTCGGTCATCGTCGCCCGCTCCAGCCAGGGCGAAACCGCCACCTGGGCGCCGCCGCAAAATGTGCACCGGGACGGCATCCTCGCCACCTCCACCGTGCCGTCGGGTCTGCCGCTGGACGTCGAACAGGCCGCCCGGGAGAAAGCCATCGCGCTGGTCGATGCGCTGGGCCATGTCGGCGTGCTGGCGCTGGAGCTATTCGTGCTGCCGGATGGCGGTCTGCTGGCCAATGAATTTGCCCCGCGCGTGCACAATTCCGGGCACTGGACGCCGGAAGCCTGCCAGACCGGCCAGTTCGAACAGCATATCCGCGCCATCTGCGGCTGGCCGCTGGGCGATACGCGCCGCCTGTTCGATGCCGAGATGGAAAACCTGATCGGCGAGGCGGGCAATGTGGACCCCACCACCCTTGCCCCCGGCGACGTGCTGACCCTTTATGGCAAGCACGAGGCCCGCCCCGGCCGCAAGATGGGTCACATCACCCGCAGACTCGCCCCCCGGAAGGCCTGA
- a CDS encoding YybH family protein: MPPMMQRLIVLPAIGLAACATVSAPATTEQEMMAADRAFAARALEIGAGPAFVEFAAEDVTIFPSAGVPETGKAAVEAWTSRWPEEMIIEWAPEAAHAGQGGDFGYTWGYATYTQAGQEGASYGKYITVWQRQDDGSWKWIADMGSGAPAPEDR, encoded by the coding sequence ATGCCTCCAATGATGCAGCGTCTGATCGTCTTGCCGGCGATCGGGCTTGCCGCGTGCGCCACCGTGTCCGCCCCGGCCACAACCGAACAGGAAATGATGGCAGCCGACCGGGCCTTTGCCGCCCGCGCGCTCGAGATCGGTGCCGGTCCGGCCTTTGTCGAGTTCGCCGCCGAAGATGTCACGATTTTCCCGTCTGCCGGCGTGCCGGAAACAGGGAAGGCGGCCGTCGAAGCGTGGACGTCCCGATGGCCGGAGGAGATGATCATCGAATGGGCGCCCGAGGCGGCCCATGCCGGACAGGGCGGCGATTTCGGCTACACTTGGGGCTATGCGACCTACACACAGGCCGGGCAGGAAGGGGCGTCCTACGGCAAGTACATCACGGTCTGGCAGCGTCAGGATGACGGCAGCTGGAAGTGGATTGCCGATATGGGGTCCGGGGCGCCTGCGCCGGAAGACCGCTAG
- a CDS encoding RluA family pseudouridine synthase: MTRPTHRLTFTAAPDDAGKRLDVFLAAAADDLSRSRLKALILDGAVTMDGTAETNPKKPVVAGATYAVAVPEPVAATPEPQDIPLDVLFEDEHLIVINKPSGMAVHPAPGSHDGTLVNALLFHCQGQLSGIGGVERPGIVHRIDKLTTGVLVAAKTEPAHLGLSALFSTHDIERAYLAVTRGAPRPSHGTVDEHLARSSADRKKMAVVKNPEAGFGRHAVTHYKTLETFGIREKGTNFPSAALVECRLETGRTHQIRVHMAHIGTPLVGDPVYGRHKGVSVLGSGPGRDAGFDAARAFPRQALHAAVLGFIHPVTKEALRFEAPLPEDMSDLIAALRRLPKKV, encoded by the coding sequence ATGACCCGCCCAACCCACCGACTGACCTTCACCGCCGCCCCGGACGACGCCGGCAAGCGCCTCGATGTTTTCCTCGCCGCGGCAGCCGACGACCTGTCGCGCTCCCGCCTGAAAGCCCTGATTCTGGACGGGGCCGTAACGATGGACGGCACGGCGGAAACCAATCCGAAAAAGCCGGTCGTCGCCGGCGCGACATATGCGGTTGCCGTGCCGGAGCCGGTGGCGGCAACGCCGGAGCCACAGGACATTCCGCTCGACGTGCTGTTCGAGGATGAGCACCTGATCGTCATCAACAAGCCGTCGGGCATGGCGGTGCACCCTGCGCCCGGCAGTCATGACGGGACGCTGGTCAATGCGCTGCTGTTCCATTGCCAGGGCCAGCTCTCCGGCATTGGCGGGGTGGAGCGGCCGGGCATCGTGCACCGGATCGACAAGCTGACCACGGGCGTGCTGGTCGCCGCCAAGACCGAACCGGCGCATCTCGGTCTTTCGGCCCTGTTCAGCACGCATGACATCGAGCGCGCCTACCTGGCCGTGACGCGCGGGGCGCCCCGGCCGTCGCACGGCACGGTGGACGAACACCTCGCGCGGTCGTCCGCCGACCGCAAGAAGATGGCCGTCGTGAAAAACCCGGAGGCCGGGTTCGGGCGCCATGCCGTGACGCATTACAAGACGCTGGAGACGTTCGGCATCCGCGAAAAGGGGACGAACTTTCCCTCAGCGGCGCTGGTCGAGTGCCGTCTGGAAACCGGCCGCACGCACCAGATCCGCGTGCACATGGCGCATATCGGCACGCCGCTGGTGGGCGATCCGGTCTATGGCCGCCACAAGGGTGTCTCCGTGCTGGGGTCCGGGCCGGGGCGCGATGCCGGGTTCGATGCCGCGCGCGCCTTTCCGCGCCAGGCCCTGCACGCGGCGGTGTTGGGCTTCATCCATCCCGTAACGAAAGAGGCGCTCCGGTTCGAAGCGCCTCTGCCTGAAGATATGAGTGATCTGATCGCGGCGCTGCGGCGCCTTCCCAAAAAGGTTTAG
- the cobS gene encoding cobaltochelatase subunit CobS yields MTVMSDSTALDGMEPTEKINVRKVFGLDTDMVVHGFKTRTEYVPEIDDAYRFDPQTTLAILAGFEHNRRVMVQGYHGTGKSTHIEQVAARLNWPMIRVNLDSHVSRIDMVGKDAIVLKDGQQITEFREGILPWALQRPVAITFDEYDAGRPDVMFVIQRVLESSGKLTLLDQNRVIAPNPNFRLFSTTNTVGLGDTTGLYHGTQQLNQGQMDRWNIVTTLNYLEHDAEVQIVKSKATGVDDDTLAKMVTLADLTRNAFMAGDLSTVMSPRTVITWAENFAIFGNLGHAFRMTFLNKCDELERPLVAEMYQRCFAEELPESALMVRVA; encoded by the coding sequence ATGACCGTAATGAGTGACAGCACTGCCCTGGACGGCATGGAGCCGACCGAGAAAATCAATGTCCGCAAGGTGTTCGGCCTCGATACGGACATGGTGGTGCATGGCTTCAAGACCCGCACCGAATATGTGCCGGAAATCGACGATGCCTACCGGTTCGACCCGCAGACGACGCTCGCCATCCTGGCCGGCTTTGAGCACAATCGCCGCGTCATGGTGCAGGGCTATCACGGCACCGGGAAATCCACCCACATCGAGCAGGTGGCCGCGCGCCTCAACTGGCCGATGATCCGGGTCAACCTCGACAGCCATGTCAGCCGGATCGACATGGTCGGCAAGGACGCCATCGTCCTGAAGGACGGCCAGCAGATCACCGAATTCCGTGAAGGCATCCTGCCATGGGCGCTGCAGCGCCCGGTGGCGATCACCTTCGACGAATACGATGCCGGCCGCCCGGACGTGATGTTCGTGATCCAGCGCGTTCTGGAAAGCTCGGGCAAGCTGACCCTGCTGGACCAGAACCGCGTGATCGCGCCGAACCCGAATTTCCGCCTGTTCTCGACCACCAACACGGTCGGCCTCGGCGATACGACGGGCCTCTATCACGGCACGCAACAGCTGAACCAGGGCCAGATGGACCGCTGGAACATCGTCACCACGCTGAACTACCTTGAGCATGATGCCGAAGTGCAGATCGTGAAGTCCAAGGCCACCGGCGTCGACGATGACACGCTGGCCAAGATGGTGACGCTGGCAGACCTGACGCGGAACGCCTTCATGGCCGGCGACCTGTCCACCGTGATGAGCCCGCGGACCGTGATCACCTGGGCGGAGAACTTCGCCATCTTCGGAAATCTCGGCCACGCCTTCCGCATGACCTTCCTCAACAAGTGTGACGAGCTGGAGCGGCCGCTGGTCGCCGAAATGTACCAGCGCTGCTTCGCGGAGGAATTGCCGGAAAGCGCCCTGATGGTGCGGGTGGCCTGA
- the rpmB gene encoding 50S ribosomal protein L28 gives MSRECELTGTKPMVGNRVSHSQIKTKRIFRPNLVRVTLHSEALNQNFPMRITASTLRTVDKLGGLDGFLAKAKDDTLPAKALKIKRDIAKKAVA, from the coding sequence ATGTCCCGCGAGTGTGAACTTACCGGCACCAAGCCCATGGTCGGCAACCGTGTCAGCCACTCCCAGATCAAAACGAAGCGGATCTTCCGCCCGAATCTGGTGCGTGTAACGCTTCATTCCGAAGCCCTGAACCAGAACTTCCCGATGCGTATCACGGCATCCACCCTGCGTACGGTGGACAAGCTGGGTGGCCTCGACGGGTTCCTGGCAAAAGCCAAGGACGACACGCTGCCGGCCAAGGCCCTCAAGATCAAGCGTGATATCGCCAAAAAGGCCGTTGCCTGA
- a CDS encoding amidohydrolase, which yields MLRIASLALALTLAACSADQTPEAAETEPAQRLTVFTGGTIYTGNPDLPTVDAVVVGEDGRIVGTAPPLSEDWDEAEIDLVDLKGAYMYPGFTDAHAHLMGIGQRELNLSLEGTASIAELVTRIGAELDGMEPGVLLFGRGWIETGWPEGRMPSAADLDAVSPDNPVILIRSDGHALVANSAAMDAVGITDETENPDGGAIERDADGHATGMLIDNAMALVAPLRSQPDAAAKARALETGAEVYVSRGWTGVHNMSVGPDEAPIMQELAGEGKMPLRLWNAFDATEDGMALAAAQDYETPTITNHAIKLYMDGALGSRGAQLIKPYSDRPDTSGLSLITDEDLADFMSRADESGIQVAIHAIGDLANQRILDIYEAGGYPPEKRWRIEHTQILAPTDIARVGDLGLIASMQPSHAIGDLHFAPSRLGMDRLAGAYAWKALIDDGAVVAGGSDAPVEVGSPLIEFYAAVARKDLKGFEGEGWHPEQKLTREQALALFTSAAAYAAFQEDDLGTIEAGKLADFTVFDIDLMTVPEAEILDAKTVMTVVGGKIVYDSSTAEDE from the coding sequence ATGTTGCGTATTGCCAGTCTCGCCCTAGCCCTGACACTTGCCGCCTGTAGCGCGGACCAAACACCAGAGGCGGCAGAGACAGAGCCGGCGCAACGCCTGACCGTCTTCACGGGCGGCACGATCTATACCGGCAACCCGGACCTGCCGACGGTCGACGCGGTCGTCGTCGGTGAGGATGGCCGCATTGTCGGCACCGCCCCGCCGCTGTCGGAAGACTGGGACGAGGCCGAGATCGACCTGGTCGATCTCAAGGGGGCCTACATGTATCCCGGCTTTACCGATGCCCATGCCCACTTGATGGGTATCGGCCAGCGGGAGCTGAACCTCAGCCTGGAAGGCACGGCCTCTATTGCGGAGCTGGTCACCCGGATCGGCGCCGAACTGGATGGCATGGAGCCGGGCGTCCTGCTGTTCGGCCGGGGCTGGATCGAGACGGGCTGGCCGGAAGGCCGCATGCCGTCGGCGGCCGACCTTGATGCCGTCAGCCCGGACAATCCGGTGATCCTCATCCGCTCGGACGGCCACGCCCTGGTCGCCAACTCCGCGGCCATGGACGCTGTGGGCATTACAGACGAAACGGAAAATCCGGACGGCGGCGCGATCGAACGCGATGCCGACGGCCATGCCACCGGCATGCTGATCGACAATGCCATGGCGCTGGTCGCCCCGCTGCGGTCCCAACCGGACGCCGCCGCCAAGGCGCGCGCGCTGGAAACCGGCGCGGAAGTCTATGTCTCGCGCGGCTGGACCGGCGTGCACAATATGAGTGTCGGCCCGGACGAAGCCCCGATCATGCAGGAACTGGCAGGGGAGGGGAAAATGCCCCTGCGCCTGTGGAACGCGTTCGACGCGACCGAGGACGGCATGGCGCTGGCGGCCGCGCAGGACTATGAGACGCCGACGATCACCAACCACGCCATCAAGCTTTACATGGACGGGGCGCTCGGATCGCGCGGCGCCCAGCTGATCAAGCCCTATTCCGACCGTCCGGACACGTCCGGCCTGTCCCTCATCACCGATGAAGACCTGGCAGACTTCATGTCGCGCGCCGACGAGAGCGGCATTCAGGTGGCCATCCACGCCATCGGCGACCTCGCCAATCAGCGCATCCTCGATATCTACGAGGCTGGCGGCTACCCGCCGGAGAAGCGCTGGCGCATCGAGCACACGCAGATCCTCGCCCCGACCGACATTGCCCGTGTCGGCGACCTGGGCCTGATCGCCTCCATGCAGCCGAGCCATGCCATCGGCGACCTTCACTTTGCCCCGTCCCGCCTCGGTATGGACCGTCTGGCCGGGGCCTATGCCTGGAAAGCGCTGATTGATGACGGCGCCGTTGTGGCCGGCGGATCGGATGCGCCGGTCGAAGTCGGCTCGCCGCTGATCGAGTTCTATGCCGCCGTGGCCCGCAAGGACCTGAAAGGCTTCGAAGGCGAAGGCTGGCACCCGGAACAGAAACTGACCCGCGAGCAGGCGCTCGCCCTTTTCACCTCCGCGGCGGCCTATGCGGCCTTCCAGGAAGACGATCTCGGCACCATTGAGGCCGGAAAGCTCGCCGACTTCACCGTCTTCGACATCGACCTGATGACCGTGCCGGAAGCCGAAATCCTCGACGCGAAAACCGTGATGACTGTTGTGGGCGGCAAGATCGTGTATGATTCCAGCACGGCTGAGGACGAGTAG
- the purE gene encoding 5-(carboxyamino)imidazole ribonucleotide mutase, producing the protein MATSESPKVGIIMGSQSDWPVMKEAARLLGELGVAYEARIVSAHRTPDRLVSYAKDAKGRGLKVIIAGAGGAAHLPGMTASMTPLPVLGVPVQSKTLSGLDSLLSIVQMPRGVPVGTLAIGEAGAVNAGIMAASIVALEDDSVAAKLDAYRQAQTDGVGETPEG; encoded by the coding sequence ATGGCAACAAGCGAATCCCCCAAGGTCGGCATCATTATGGGCAGCCAGTCGGACTGGCCCGTGATGAAGGAAGCGGCTCGCCTGCTGGGCGAGCTTGGCGTGGCTTATGAGGCCCGGATCGTCTCCGCGCACCGTACGCCGGACCGGCTGGTCAGCTATGCCAAGGACGCGAAGGGCCGCGGCCTGAAAGTGATTATCGCGGGCGCCGGCGGGGCCGCGCACCTGCCCGGCATGACCGCCTCGATGACCCCCCTGCCCGTGCTGGGCGTGCCGGTCCAATCGAAAACCCTGTCCGGCCTCGACAGCCTGCTCTCCATCGTCCAGATGCCCCGCGGCGTGCCGGTCGGCACGCTCGCCATCGGCGAAGCCGGGGCGGTGAATGCTGGCATCATGGCCGCCTCCATCGTGGCGCTGGAAGATGACAGCGTCGCAGCGAAACTGGACGCCTACCGTCAGGCTCAGACCGATGGTGTGGGGGAGACGCCGGAAGGATGA